Sequence from the Candidatus Poribacteria bacterium genome:
GCTAACATCAGATATGCAATAGCGTCGAGTTCAACGTCAGCACCGAAGTAATCCGCGTAGCCCTCGAATTCCCGATCTAACCCGTGGTCGCTATAGAGCATGCTGGTGATGCCGTCGAATCTGAATCCATCGAACCGATACGTCTCCAACCAGTAGCGAATGTTGCTAAGGAGAAAGCGTTGCACTTCATACTTACTGTAGTCAAAACAGCGCGAATCCCATGCGATGTGGTCCCCTTTCTCACCGGCGTGGAAATAGTGGTGTGCCGTGCCGTCAAGGCGATTCAATCCTTCATTCATGTTTTTGACTGCGTGGCTATGGACCAGATCCATGATAACCAGTAAACCCATACCGTGTGCGGTATCGATAAGCACTTTGAGTTCTTCCGGTGTCCCGAAACGGCTGGAAACGGCGAAGAAATTGCTTACGTGGTACCCGAAACTTGCATAATACGGATGTTCCATGACCGCCATCAGTTGCACGGCGTTATAACCTAAATCTGCAATTCGGGGTAACACGTTTTGCGTGAATTCATCGAAGGTTCCCACCTTTTCCGCTTCCTGCGCCATACCGACGTGTGCCTCGTAGATTCGCAAGCCCTCGATGCGAGCATCAGAACGAGGTCCGTGATGTTTCCATTCATACGGATAGGGCGGTGCCCAATACTGTCCGATGAAATCGGCATTCCCTTCCTGAACAACGCGCTGAATATATGCTGGAATTCGGTCGAGTCCACCGAGTTCTGATACCACATGCACCTTGATTCGGCTCCCGTGTGTGAGTCGATCGGCGTAGTCTCTATCGGGCAGGAAGATATGCCATACACCACGTTCATCAACGGACATTGGATGTGCACTGCGATCCCAGCCGTTAAAATCGCCGATAAGGGCAAGCGCGTGTGCACCCGGTGCCCATTCGCGATACCAGATCCCGCTCTCACCGTCATTTTCCCCGCGATTGAAACCGAAATATTGGTGTCCTTGGCTTATTTCCCCTAAGATGCCGCCGGTTTTCTCAATCTCTGCTCTGAAACCTTGATAGTGTGCGAACCGCTCACGCTGCTGCGCTCGATACGGCTTTAGCAAAGGATCTGTCTCGATGAGAGCGGTGCCGTTTTTTAATTTTTCCTTGCGGAGAAATGATGTGGGTTTAGACTTTTTCGTGCCTTCCATAAATCCGCCTTCCATTCCATTACGGGCTATTGCATCATGATAAACCTAATTCTTTGATTTTGCGTAAATCCTGTTAACTATGGTGAATTATCAAAATATGTATACATTTCAGGAACACCACCCCCACCACCGCTGGCGAGCGTGTTTTGCTTGGGGTATTTGATAGGGTGTTTCTGCGGATTTCCTTTAAGTATCCTCTCCCATTTTTGGGTGTATAAGTAATTCTATAATTCACCATAAATGTCTCTGAAGTTTAGCACAAGACGGCTTGAAATGCAAATCGGATGTGTGCTACCATGTGAACATGCGAACCCCCTTTCCTCGAATAACGACGATATATTTCATATTGATAGCATTGGTGATCTGGTACCCTTCAGACGTTAAAGCGGTTGAGGACCTGTTTGAAATTCGGGTGTTTGACGGTCAAGTAGCTGTGATGCAACCCTATAGACTGGTTTCTGGGAAGCACTACCGACTTCAAGCAGTCTCCGCGGATGAGGAAGTGCTTACAGCGCAGTGGTTTCTTGCTGGAGATTTAGGTAGAATTACGACAAGGAATCAACCCACGCTAACCGCTGTTTTTGTAGGCGAGGGAGATCTTATTTGCCGTGTGGACGGAGTGGAACAGCGCGTAAGGTTAAACATCATTCCAGCGATGGGCACCATCGGAAGTCGTGGTGGAACACTCAAAAGTCCCGCTGGCGTGGAAATCAAGCTACCCGAAGGAGCATTCCCGATTGAACGACACATTGGGATAGAAATCGTGGCATCACCCGGATTACCGCCGACAGCCCTGCAGTTCATCCGTGTCGTTCAGATATCGCCCGCGCAGCTCATCTTAAAACGACCAATGCAGCTGACATTTCTCTTTGGAAGTGATGAGTTTCCAGGCGCAAAGCCACAACTCTATTTTTGGGAGGCGTTTGGGAAACAGTGGGTCCCTTTGCAAAGCCGTGTGAACGCTGTTCAAGGGGGTGTAACCGCTTCTATTAACCACTTCGGGATTTATACATTGATGGTGCATACGCCTGTAGATTTGGAGCGAACTGATCGGTTTCAGATTCAGAACGTCAAACTTTCGCCGCGTGTATTTTTCGCACCGGATAGGAATCGGCTAACAATAGCGTATCAACTCAAGGCACCGGAGGCAACGCAAGCGTTTGTAACAATGGATATCTTCGATCTTCGGGGCAGACGGGTTCGACGACTTCTTGAGGAC
This genomic interval carries:
- a CDS encoding alpha amylase C-terminal domain-containing protein; its protein translation is MEGTKKSKPTSFLRKEKLKNGTALIETDPLLKPYRAQQRERFAHYQGFRAEIEKTGGILGEISQGHQYFGFNRGENDGESGIWYREWAPGAHALALIGDFNGWDRSAHPMSVDERGVWHIFLPDRDYADRLTHGSRIKVHVVSELGGLDRIPAYIQRVVQEGNADFIGQYWAPPYPYEWKHHGPRSDARIEGLRIYEAHVGMAQEAEKVGTFDEFTQNVLPRIADLGYNAVQLMAVMEHPYYASFGYHVSNFFAVSSRFGTPEELKVLIDTAHGMGLLVIMDLVHSHAVKNMNEGLNRLDGTAHHYFHAGEKGDHIAWDSRCFDYSKYEVQRFLLSNIRYWLETYRFDGFRFDGITSMLYSDHGLDREFEGYADYFGADVELDAIAYLMLANDVVHTINPTALSIAEDMSGMPGLARPTEEGGLGFDYRLAMGIPDYWIRLLKEKKDEDWHIGEIYGMLCNRRTGEKHIAYVESHDQAIVGDKTLAMQLMETELYTNMSVSTTSHYIARGIALHKLIRLLTFSLGGEGYLNFMGNEFGHPEWIDFPRAGNNNSYWYARRQWHLVDDDTLRYKHLNAFDGAMQHLDAMYHLLSDENIYLLYIHEDAKQIVYERGGLIFAFNFHPTASVTDWRIPVPQQKDYRLILNTDDTAYGGYGAVEGRHYPWQDVGMEGHTQSIQLYVPARSAQVLVYDTKIDNTA